TGCCTTAAATCTTTTAAATGCATTTTTACATTTTCTTTCTTTTGATTTATATCAGTCATATTTTTAAAATCTAAATGTTATTTAACTTAAAGTAATAATTATAATATTGAGAAGGTTATTAGTAGAGAATATTTAAATTTTAATTTTTAAAATTTTCAATTTCATATATTTCTTTACCGCCATAACAAAAATTTGTTGATAACATTTTTAATTCCCTCTTGCTAATTCTAGATATATTTTTATTCTTGATAATATAATCTTTGGCAATATCTTCGCAATTTAATTTGTTTTTTGCATGTCTAATAACTGGATAAAAATAGGCCAATGCCATAATTAAAAATAAATATATGATTAAAGATTTCTTATCATTTTTTACTAATTCTCTAGCTTTCTTTTTGGTTTTTAATATTTTTATTAGTATGCTATCTGGTAATCCTATTTGAACAAATAAAAACTCTACCCACCATGGAAGTTGTTTATCTTCCTTTCTCTTTGATTTGACGGAAGTATTCATTTTCTTGGCTTCATAATTTTGGTTTCTAAGTTCTTTGAGATTACTTGTTTCTTTTTCATTCATATCATCGAATAAATTAATAAGAATGTAGAGGTTTTATTTTGATTTGGAAACTATAATTTCATTTTATAAGTTTTGATTTAATTTATCTATGAATATTAGTATTGTTAATTTGTATTTGAAATAAAATTTTTTTATGGCAAAAAAAAGAAGGAAGTTAAATAAAGATTTTGAAAAAAAAATATATTCATCAAAGAAAAATGTAGAATTAGCTTTGGCTAAAATCTATGATATCGATGATGAAGATATACAGAAGGAATATATGAGTGCTTTTAATGGAGTTGTTTATTTATATGATGAATTAAAAGAAGATTATGAACAGCAAGGATTCCATCATGATTCAGAAGAACTTCTCTTAAAATATAAAAATGCCTTTAATCTCTTCGAATCAGAATTTGAAATTTAAATTCAATTTCTAATTACCCTTTGAAAGGTGTTACAGGTATTTCAATTAGCTTTCCTTCTTGGAGATTAGTTCTTTTCTCTTTTAATTTTTTGATGCATAAAGATTCCCTTTTCTCCTTTTTGCAAAATCTTTTTATTTGGAAGTCATTAAGTGAGAATGATTCATTAGTAAATGAAAAAAAGGCCAATAAAAACATAGAAAAATTTAACACCAATTTCATTTGTTCTCTCCTGAATATTTTCTAATTTTCTTTAATTTAATTACTTTATATTATAAATATCTATAATTTTTTTCAATTCATCTTTACTTAAGTCTGTTGAAATAAAAACTTCTTGGGCAGTTTTACCCTTTCTTGCTATTGCTTTATATCCGTTTATAGTTTTCACTGACAATCTAATTATCAATTTAGAAGATCTTCCCCTAGCTCTTGAAATAGCGGCTGGAGTTATTGTCTTGATATTTATGTCCAGTGCTAGTTTTTTGAGTATCGGAATTAGACCTTCTATATTTGTACTATGATTTAAAACTAATCTTCCCAATTTAGATTTATTTTTATTCTATTGAGAAAATTTTGTTTCTGAGAAATTAACTTTAGCTTTAAAATGATTAAAAATTTTGAAGTTCTGTTATATTTATGTTAGCGAGTTAAATTCAATGATCTTTCAAATAGGTTGGGCAGCATTGGCTGCAATTTTTACTTTTTCAATTGCCATGGTTGTTTGGGGCAGAAATGGGGACGGTTCCATTGACATATGATTTCATTTTTAACTTATGAAGTCTATTTAGGTAAATTTCTTATCTTAACATCGTTTGTTTTACTCATATTCATAACATTAGCTGTAATTTATATATCATATGTCTCTTGGAAAGATAAAAAAAGATTAAAAAAATAGATAATATTATTTTTGTTCTTTTTTCTTATCCTTAATTCTGAGCTCTTCAATTAATTCTTTTGCTTGTTCCATTTTTGATATGCTGCTTTTGTAGATTCCAATATCTTTTTCTGCTTTATTAGCAGATAAGCTTAACTTCTCAAAAATATCAGAGTTCATCTTATTTTTATCTGATTCATTTTTCTCTTTGAAATCTTGGGAGTTTGAAATTAATATATATATTCCTAAGTTCAAAATCCTTGAAGGATAAAGTTTAGAATTACTTTTTTCAATTAATAATTTTAAAATATCTTTAGATGTTTTATCCTTGAATTCTTCTTGAGACTTTTTAGATATTTCATTAATTTCCTTCGCCTCAAAATTTGTAGAACTGCATAAAGATTCAAAAAGTAGATCCAAGTGTTTTTCAGGTTGATATCCTTTCATTAATTCTTTGAATGTTTCGGTGAGACCGACACAAAAGAGATAGTCTTGCGTAAATTCATTTTGATGGTTTAAGAGATTAAGTTCGACAAGCATTTCATCAACTATTCTTTTATATAAACCTGGAATGACGTAAGGAAATTTTTCATGAAATAACTTTTTGCTATCTGAAACAGTCAATTTTTCTTTCAATTTTTTATATGTAAACCTTAATAAGGTTAGCGTATGTTGACTCAATATCGTTAATATCTAATAAACAGATAAATATTATTATGATCCCTTTAGTTTTAGAAGAATCAGGCGGTAGTGAAAGAGTCTTTGATATTTATTCGAGACTATTAAGAGAGAGAATAATCTTTTTGGGAGAGCAAGTTACTAGTGAAACTGCTAATAGAATTGTTGCTCAATTATTGTTCCTTGAAGCAGAGGATCCAGATAAGGACATTTATATGTACATAAATTCACCTGGTGGATCCGTATATGATGGATTGGGCATCTTTGACACAATGCAGCATGTAAAGCCTGACATTCATACAGTTTGTGTAGGCCTTGCAGCTAGTATGGGTGCATTTTTACTTGCGGCAGGTACTAAAGGT
The Prochlorococcus marinus XMU1411 genome window above contains:
- a CDS encoding DUF2103 domain-containing protein, producing MGRLVLNHSTNIEGLIPILKKLALDINIKTITPAAISRARGRSSKLIIRLSVKTINGYKAIARKGKTAQEVFISTDLSKDELKKIIDIYNIK
- the petN gene encoding cytochrome b6-f complex subunit PetN — translated: MIFQIGWAALAAIFTFSIAMVVWGRNGDGSIDI
- the psb29 gene encoding photosystem II biogenesis protein Psp29; protein product: MSQHTLTLLRFTYKKLKEKLTVSDSKKLFHEKFPYVIPGLYKRIVDEMLVELNLLNHQNEFTQDYLFCVGLTETFKELMKGYQPEKHLDLLFESLCSSTNFEAKEINEISKKSQEEFKDKTSKDILKLLIEKSNSKLYPSRILNLGIYILISNSQDFKEKNESDKNKMNSDIFEKLSLSANKAEKDIGIYKSSISKMEQAKELIEELRIKDKKKEQK
- the clpP gene encoding ATP-dependent Clp endopeptidase proteolytic subunit ClpP; this translates as MMIPLVLEESGGSERVFDIYSRLLRERIIFLGEQVTSETANRIVAQLLFLEAEDPDKDIYMYINSPGGSVYDGLGIFDTMQHVKPDIHTVCVGLAASMGAFLLAAGTKGKRSSLRHSRIMIHQPLGGARGQASDIRIQADEILFLKERLNTELSERTGKDYDTIKEDTDRDFYMSPKEAVEYGLIDLVLDKKPIKG